Proteins encoded together in one Anopheles darlingi chromosome 3, idAnoDarlMG_H_01, whole genome shotgun sequence window:
- the LOC125954173 gene encoding viral IAP-associated factor homolog, translating to MQNPNEDTEWNDILRAKGIIPPKKEKEITEDEIINMLESTIEAKQNDKDLSKLDLDELDELEDSEDEAVLQQYRMKRIAEMQAAASRARFGMVREISGQDYVEEVTKAGEGIYVVLHLYSRGVPLCALINQHLTQLALSFPMTKFVRAIATTCIANYPERNVPTIFVYYEGQLKKQFIGPLELGGTSLTCDELEYMLGQAKAIESNIKDDPRESKKIKDKMMADLSDNNDW from the exons ATGCAG AATCCAAACGAAGACACCGAATGGAACGACATTCTGCGGGCCAAAGGCATCATACCgccgaagaaggagaaggaaataaCGGAAGATGAAATCATTAATATGCTCGAGAGCACCATAGAGGCGAAGCAGAATGATAAAGATTTGTCGaagctcgatctcgatgagCTAGACGAGCTGGAGGACTCGGAGGACGAAGCGGTACTGCAGCAGTACCGCATGAAGCGTATCGCGGAAATGCAGGCGGCCGCCAGTCGGGCACGTTTCGGCATGGTACGCGAAATCTCCGGCCAGGATTACGTCGAGGAGGTGACGAAGGCGGGCGAAGGGATCTACGTCGTGCTGCATCTGTACAGCCGAGGGGTGCCGCTGTGTGCGCTGATCAATCAACATCTGACCCAGCTGgccctttcctttcctatGACAAAGTTCGTCCGAGCCATTGCCACCACGTGCATCGCCAACTATCCGGAACGAAACGTACCGACCATCTTCGTGTACTACGAGGGTCAGCTGAAGAAACAGTTCATCGGTCCGCTCGAACTGGGCGGCACTAGTTTGACGTGCGATGAGCTGGAGTACATGCTGGGACAAGCCAAAGCAATCGAGAGCAACATCAAGGACGATCCGCGAGAGTCGAAAAAGATTAAAGATAAAATGATGGCCGATCTGTCGGACAACAACGACTGGTAG
- the LOC125954181 gene encoding cAMP-regulated phosphoprotein 19, with the protein MSSEESTDKQQTTVLAEVAEDQPTEETTQQEQQQSVIELEKQEEEKMKAKYGANVGLGGPRGLGGHSAFLQKRLQKGQKYFDSGDYQMAKQKGGGVKQVFANKVPTGEAIPTPETVPVRKTSIIQTCNKFQS; encoded by the exons ATGAGTTCGGAAGAGAGCACAGATAAACAGCAGACGACGGTACTGGCGGAGGTGGCCGAAGATCAGCCGACCGAGGAG ACAACACAGCAAGAACAGCAACAGTCCGTCATTGAGCtagagaagcaggaggaggaaaaaatgaAGGCCAAATACGGTGCAAACGTTGGTCTGGGTGGTCCCCGTGGGCTCGGTGGCCATTCCGCCTTCCTTCAGAAGCGTTTGCAGAAGGGCCAGAAATACTTTGACTCCGGTGACTACCAGATGGCCAAGCAGAAGGGTGGTGGAGTGAAGCAGGTATTTGCGAACAAAGTCCCGACCGGTGAGGCGATACCAACACCCGAGACGGTCCCGGTGCGGAAGACGTCTATCATTCAAACTTGCAACAAATTTCAAAGCTAA
- the LOC125955392 gene encoding tubulin polyglutamylase complex subunit 2 has product MAGLKIGDTEDMFYENLSLGLAKVLNNIPRITNVTLEKRLPCEKAQVTAWESRHNVYLPDDMKRFYLSTDGFNFYWSYQYSPNDVRRVGHIHFPHLIQITLVRDNIDTILSVSPNTSLTAPPIIRQSNYVDLNSGHLDHLNLNSRSKIFELSTIANLAKVCLVYETPETSTPKIFLLETNSLRWQFLAESFTEYLRMSIAHLGLPYWELCFSSCGLPAWTEQLFLLLAPHLLERNDCRRLKNIVCINENPPYNVLDPAVFRTKLRCSRQTQKMRLNN; this is encoded by the exons ATGGCTGGACTTAAAATCGGCGACACTGAAGACATGTTCTACGAGAACCTCTCTCTTGgtttggcaaaagttttga ACAATATTCCACGCATTACGAATGTGACTCTCGAGAAACGGCTTCCGTGCGAAAAGGCACAAGTCACGGCCTGGGAGTCAAGGCATAACGTGTACCTGCCGGATGATATGAAACGGTTTTACCTCTCCACCGATGGCTTCAACTTCTACTGGAGCTATCAGTATTCGC CGAACGACGTACGGCGCGTGGGTCACATTCACTTTCCCCATCTTATCCAGATAACGCTAGTGCGTGATAACATCGACACCATCCTGAGCGTGAGCCCGAACACATCCTTAACGGCACCGCCAATCATCCGCCAATCGAACTACGTTGATCTCAATTCCGGTCATCTGGATCATCTGAATCTGAACTCGAGGAGCAAAATTTTCGAACTCAGCACGATAGCCAACCTGGCCAAGGTGTGCCTCGTGTACGAGACACCGGAAACATCGACGCCAAAGATTTTTCTCCTCGAAACCAACTCACTCCGTTGGCAGTTTTTGGCGGAGTCCTTCACGGAGTACCTGCGTATGAGCATTGCCCACCTTGGGCTGCCGTACTGGGAGCTATGTTTCTCTAGCTGTGGACTTCCGGCATGGACGGAACAGCTGTTTCTGCTACTCGCGCCGCATCTCCTAGAACGGAACGACTGCCGGCGGCTCAAGAACATTGTCTGCATCAACGAGAATCCACCATACAACGTGCTGGATCCGGCCGTTTTTCGGACTAAATTACGTTGCTCGCGCCAGACCCAGAAAATGCGTCTAAATAACTAG
- the LOC125954174 gene encoding protein crossbronx homolog, with protein sequence MTLDAEDKLLETVLQEYKILTEYERLQSEDLGGVYVTPSYDNPFLWFGVIFVRDGVYKGGVFRFTVFLPNRFPNDSAVPVVTFQSEVFHPLISPTDGVLNLADTFPRWRTGENYIWQVLKYVQFVFQSAEDHTIHAESVANNEAHELMHENRPEFVRRVEHCIEDSQSKLYDVPPVPDRNYICFDRFNPDVHGPVLESMKQNKVPEVTTPPSSGLSWVRKGLYQPLTK encoded by the exons ATGACCCTTGACGCGGAGGATAAGCTGCTCGAGACCGTCCTGCAAGAGTACAAAATTTTAACGGAATA cGAGCGTCTTCAGAGTGAAGATCTGGGCGGTGTTTATGTAACGCCATCGTACGACAATCCTTTCC TATGGTTCGGCGTTATATTCGTGCGCGATGGTGTGTATAAAGGAGGAGTGTTTCGATTCACCGTGTTCCTGCCCAACCGATTCCCCAACGATAGTGCCGTTCCG GTTGTTACCTTCCAGAGTGAAGTGTTTCATCCCCTGATCAGTCCAACGGACGGTGTGCTCAACCTAGCGGACACCTTCCCGCGATGGCGTACCGGGGAGAACTACATTTGGCAGGTGCTGAAGTATGTGCAGTTTGTGTTCCAAAGTGCGGAAGACCACACGATACACGCGGAATCGGTGGCCAACAACGAGGCGCACGAGCTGATGCACGAGAACCGGCCAGAGTTTGTGCGGCGTGTTGAGCATTGCATCGAGGACAGTCAATCGAAGCTGTACGATGTGCCACCGGTACCCGATCGGAACTACATCTGCTTCGATCGCTTCAATCCCGACGTCCACGGGCCGGTGCTCGAGTCGATGAAGCAGAACAAGGTACCCGAGGTAACCACACCGCCATCGTCCGGTCTCTCCTGGGTACGGAAAGGCCTCTACCAGCCGCTCACCAAGTAG
- the LOC125954166 gene encoding uncharacterized protein LOC125954166 translates to MKMFISTGYTRQQVTVATIAAILLIAVTEVSTAYSGQVLANSKQENNIQLLRSEICGSNSSFRSIAVKSLSDGHSDRTAEGALCTGTQQTSNTSEPVLLWIPAANFGDLVAEGTAAGATTGRYLGKGHGDEDFAEYCSYDVTAKVCTTPNGIVDGLILLLAEKYPERYELRDLVFKKWTNSTRLGSPLLAYGSLKNREPSYRYIDQDISYLADTRLEYILPPTVTRGVLLSVFRGQTEGYKLVAGDPHYSRQFQTLNAIRYLSPNTIVNISVIGTESRNYREFRAKLVTVYSNEEGYGWAKSVSPIEGATIETKLTEAHVEYGPPVADGQTAPQLRPPQQLPAAPETNRPATSPISKPIQAKPENIHIHINELDIGQAYPGFRNVAICAAILFFSVLGIALIDMIRRTIANRRAKRLGTGKYSRV, encoded by the exons ATGAAAATGTTCATCTCAACCGGATACACGAGACAGCAGGTAACGGTGGCGACGATAGCAGCGATACTGTTGATTGCCGTTACCGAAGTATCGACGGCCTACAGTGGCCAGGTGTTGGCGAATAGTAAACAGGAAAACAATATCCAG TTACTGAGATCGGAAATCTGCGGTTCAAACTCGTCGTTCCGCAGTATCGCGGTCAAATCGCTCAGCGATGGGCACAGTGATCGTACGGCCGAGGGTGCATTGTGCACGGGAACGCAGCAGACGAGCAACACAAGCGAACCGGTGTTACTATGGATTCCGGCGGCCAACTTTGGTGATTTGGTTGCGGAGGGGACGGCGGCAGGAGCAACGACAGGCCGTTATCTAGGTAAGGGCCACGGTGATGAGGATTTCGCTGAATACTGCAGCTATGACGTAACGGCGAAGGTCTGCACAACGCCCAACGGTATTGTA GACGGCTTGATACTGCTGCTCGCGGAGAAGTATCCGGAGCGGTACGAGTTGAGGGATTTGGTGTTTAAGAAATGGACCAACAGCACACGGCTCGGATCGCCGCTGTTAGCGTATGGTTCATTGAAGAACCGCGAACCTTCCTATCGCTACATCGATCAAGACATCTCATATCTAGCCGATACACGGCTTGAGTACATCCTGCCGCCAACCGTAACCCGCGGTGTATTGCTGTCCGTGTTTCGGGGGCAGACCGAAGGGTACAAGCTAGTTGCAGGGGACCCGCACTATAGCCGCCAATTCCAG ACCCTAAATGCCATCCGGTACCTGAGCCCAAACACCATAGTTAATATCTCCGTCATCGGTACGGAGAGCCGTAATTATCGCGAGTTCCGCGCCAAACTGGTGACGGTGTACAGTAACGAAGAGGGTTACGGATGGGCCAAATCCGTTTCACCCATCGAGGGTGCG accatcgaaacgaaactgACGGAAGCACACGTCGAATATGGACCACCAGTGGCCGATGGTCAGACAGCACCGCAACTGCGACCACCACAGCAACTTCCCGCCGCCCCCGAAACGAACAGACCGGCCACCTCACCCATCTCCAAACCGATTCAGGCCAAGCCGGAGAACATTCACATACACATCAACGAGCTGGACATCGGGCAAGCGTACCCGGGCTTCCGCAATGTGGCCATCTGTGCGGCCATTTTGTTCTTCTCCGTGCTTGGCATCGCGTTAATCGACATGATTCGCCGAACCATTGCCAATCGTCGCGCCAAGCGGTTGGGCACCGGCAAGTATAGCCGTGTGTAG